The region TCACTATAAGAGTAAAGAAGAGATTTTTTTAGAGGTTGCAAAAGATATTTTCAATTCGCCATTTTCTAAAAATGATGTTGATATTAAAGAATCTGCCATTAAAGGAAAAGTTTTTTTACAAAATTTCACTATGCAATATAAGCTTCTTACCTTTGATAAAAGCAACGAAAATATGTTTAGATTGCTTATGATAGAGTTATTTCAAAATAAAGAGCTGAGAGAGCAGTTTATGAGTGAATTTCATGATAAAAATATAAAAATGCTTTCAGAAGCATTCTTTATAATGATGCAGAACTCTCTGATACGTTCACAAGATCCTATGATGATATCTTATGAATTTTTATCCACCCTATTCTACATGAGGTTGCAAGTCACTCTTATGAGATTTGATAATGACTCTACAACTGCTATTTCTACTCAATTTGAAAAACATGTGGAATTTTTTTGGGAAAGCATTAAAATCTAATACTAATTAGTATTAGATTATTAGTTAAAAAAAAGACAACCTTTAACAGGTTGTCTTAAAATAAACTAATTAAGCCATTGCTTCTCTAGCATATTTTTCACCAAGTTCATATGCTTGTTTATTTACATCATGAACTTTAGCAGGTACTTTAGAAAGCATTGTCTCTATTAAAACATTTTTATCAATTGCATTCATCATTGTGTTAGCAATTGCAAGAGCAACAACTGATTGAGTAATAACATTACCAACCTCTTCTTTTGCTATAGTAATAATTGGAATTTCATATATTTTCCATTTTTTTCTATCTTCATCAGTTGGATGAACAAGATTTGGATCCACTACTATTGTTCCACCTGGTTGAACACCGTCTTTAAAAAGAATATAACTTTTTTGTGCAACTGAAAGCATAAATCCTATTTCACCATCATTTGCATACGGATAATAAATTTCTTCATCATCAAGTTGAATATCAACAACAGTTGGTCCACCACGCACTTGTGATGTATATGTTGCAGTTTTTAAACCATGCCCACCTGTTTTAATTTTTGCAGCTGCAAAAATTTCACCAGCAAGAAGAACACCTTGACCACCAACACCAGTAAATCTCATTAATGTTTTAGTATCACTCATAATGCCTCCTTATATTTTTTTAGCAAAGTCATCTTGAGAGATTTTACTTCTCTTACCTTGATGAACTTTTTGAATTTCTGCATACATATCACAATACTCATCAGCTTCTGTATCTTCTTTTAGTACACCTGTTGGTAAAAGATTTAATCTCTCTTGCGGAGTCATTGCATCATATTTTTTCTTAGGAGTAGTAATACTGTCAATCCACTCTAGATTTTCCATAGCAGAAACCATTTTATTTTTACGTCCTAAATTAATATGACAGTTAGACAATACTTCCATCATAGAAAAACCTTTATGTTGCATTGCTTTAATCATTGATTTTTCAAGTTTTTTAGGATCAAGCATAGATTCACGAGCGACAAAAGAAGCTCCTGCTGCTATAGCTAAATCACAAGTATCAAAAGTTGGGTCAATATTACCAGCCTTTTGAGAAACAGTCCACATACCTTTTGGAGTAGTTGGAGAAGTTTGAGAATTAGTTAAACCATATATAAAGTTATTAATAACAATCATAGTTAAGTCAATATTTCTTCTACAACCATGAATAGTATGATTACCACCAATTGCTAGGGCATCTCCATCACCAGCTACACATACAACTAATTTATCTGGACGAGAAAGCTTGATACCTGTTGCATAAGCCACTGTTCTACCATGAGTTGTATGAACAGTATTGAAATCAACATAAGAAGAAAATCTTCCTGAACAACCAATTCCAGATACAACACATACATCATCTTGACTCACACCCATTTTTTCAATTGCTCTAACGAATGCTTTAAGAATAACACCATCACCACAACCCCAACACCATAGTGTTGGCATCTTTTCAAGTCTTAAATATTTATCATAATTAAATGCCATCTTATAGCTCCTTTACTTTACTTACAATCTCATGTGGAGATATTGGTCTACCATTAACTTTAAATAAGCCATCAATATCTAATCTTGCAGCTGCACGCTGAACTTCAGAGTGATACTGACCAATGTTAAGTTCTACAACTAAAACTTTTTCAATCTTATCAGTATGCTCTTTTATTTTTTCTGCTGGAGAAGGCCAGATAGTAATAGGTCTAAATAAACCAGCTTTAATACCTTCTTTTCTTAAGTGTCTTATAGATTCTTTTGCAGCTAAAGAAACAGAACCATAAGCAACAATCATTACTTCAGCATCATCCATCATAAACTCTTCATAAGATTCTACTTCATCTTTATGAAGCTCTACTTTATCTTCTAATCTCTGAATTAGTTTTCTACAAGTCTCAATTTCTTCAGTTGGAAAACCATTTTTATCGTGGTGAAGACCTGTAAAATGATATCTATAACCTTCAAACATAGGGTTAAGAACCGCAGGTTCATCATGTTCAACACCATATGGAAAATAATCTTCAGGAGCACCATCAAATCTTTTTCTTGGTACAATTCCTGCCTCAACATCTTGGGCAGTTGGTATATCAGCTTTACCATGCATATGCCCAATAGTCTCATCTAATAAAACAATAACTGGTTGCATAAATCTATCTGCAATATTGAACGCTCTTACAACTTCTGTATAACACTCAGCTAAAGAACCTGCACACAGTGTGATTGATTTATAATCACCATGTGATGGGTTTTTAGACTGAAGAATATCACCTTGTGATACACGAGTTGGAAGACCAGTTGATGGACCACCACGCATAACGTTAACACAAACTAAAGGAACTTCTGCCATTTGTGCAAGACCTAAATTTTCAGCCTTTAAACTCATTCCAGGTCCAGATGTAGCTGTTAATGCACGATCACCCGCCATAGCAGCACCAATAACACAACAAATACCAGCGATTTCATCTTCCATTTGTATTGCTACACCATTCTTTTTAGGTAAAAGATCAGATATAACATGCATTACTTCACTTGATGGAGTTAAAGGATAACCACCAAAAAATTTACAGCCAGCATCAACTGCTGCAATCGCTGCTAGTTCATTACCAGTAGATATTACTTCTCTTGTTGCCATTACTTAACTCCTTGTTCACTAAGTGACATATAATTATTTGCGACAATAGCAGCTTGACGCTCTTTAGATTCATCAGTTAACTTAGCGAAACTAAAACCAGCAGCTTTATATTCTTGTTTATCTGCTACAAATATAGCAAAATCAGGACAGCTAAGCTCACATTCATTACATCCGATACAAGATTCTGGATTGTTAACAGAAATCATAGCACCTAATGTAGAAGTAGATTCATATTTCATTCCCAGTACACCTGATGGACACACAGACACACAAATATCACATGCTTTACAGTTACTTGTATTTACCCATACAGGTTGGTTACCTGGGTTTTTTGTCTCAAAAGTTCCCATTTATTCTCCTCTTTTTAGTGTAGATTAAATCTACTTTTTGCTCTTTATAGACTATCTAAGTTTTTATAACTTTATACTAAATTGTGCTGATAGCGCTTTATAATGTAACTTTTTGCTACATTATTTGGCTCACACAAAGACTAAGCTATTTAGCTAAAAGTTCCGCTACTGCTTTACCAATTTCTGCAGGTGAAACAACTACTTTTACTCCAGCAGCCTCAAGCGCATCCATCTTCTCTTTTGCAGTACCAGCACTACCAGAAACAATAGCCCCAGCATGACCCATAGTTTTACCTTTAGGTGCAGTTTGACCTGCAATAAAAGCTACTACAGGCTTAGTGATTTGCTCTTTAATCAACTTAGCAGCCTGAATCTCAAGGTCTCCACCAATTTCACCAATCATTACAATTGCCTCTG is a window of uncultured Sulfurimonas sp. DNA encoding:
- a CDS encoding TetR/AcrR family transcriptional regulator, whose product is MPKITTNIKRSGTKQKILKVSTTLFSELGYKGTSVRKIAKEVGIRESAIYNHYKSKEEIFLEVAKDIFNSPFSKNDVDIKESAIKGKVFLQNFTMQYKLLTFDKSNENMFRLLMIELFQNKELREQFMSEFHDKNIKMLSEAFFIMMQNSLIRSQDPMMISYEFLSTLFYMRLQVTLMRFDNDSTTAISTQFEKHVEFFWESIKI
- a CDS encoding 2-oxoacid:acceptor oxidoreductase family protein, with product MSDTKTLMRFTGVGGQGVLLAGEIFAAAKIKTGGHGLKTATYTSQVRGGPTVVDIQLDDEEIYYPYANDGEIGFMLSVAQKSYILFKDGVQPGGTIVVDPNLVHPTDEDRKKWKIYEIPIITIAKEEVGNVITQSVVALAIANTMMNAIDKNVLIETMLSKVPAKVHDVNKQAYELGEKYAREAMA
- a CDS encoding 2-oxoglutarate ferredoxin oxidoreductase subunit beta; translation: MAFNYDKYLRLEKMPTLWCWGCGDGVILKAFVRAIEKMGVSQDDVCVVSGIGCSGRFSSYVDFNTVHTTHGRTVAYATGIKLSRPDKLVVCVAGDGDALAIGGNHTIHGCRRNIDLTMIVINNFIYGLTNSQTSPTTPKGMWTVSQKAGNIDPTFDTCDLAIAAGASFVARESMLDPKKLEKSMIKAMQHKGFSMMEVLSNCHINLGRKNKMVSAMENLEWIDSITTPKKKYDAMTPQERLNLLPTGVLKEDTEADEYCDMYAEIQKVHQGKRSKISQDDFAKKI
- a CDS encoding 2-oxoglutarate synthase subunit alpha yields the protein MATREVISTGNELAAIAAVDAGCKFFGGYPLTPSSEVMHVISDLLPKKNGVAIQMEDEIAGICCVIGAAMAGDRALTATSGPGMSLKAENLGLAQMAEVPLVCVNVMRGGPSTGLPTRVSQGDILQSKNPSHGDYKSITLCAGSLAECYTEVVRAFNIADRFMQPVIVLLDETIGHMHGKADIPTAQDVEAGIVPRKRFDGAPEDYFPYGVEHDEPAVLNPMFEGYRYHFTGLHHDKNGFPTEEIETCRKLIQRLEDKVELHKDEVESYEEFMMDDAEVMIVAYGSVSLAAKESIRHLRKEGIKAGLFRPITIWPSPAEKIKEHTDKIEKVLVVELNIGQYHSEVQRAAARLDIDGLFKVNGRPISPHEIVSKVKEL
- a CDS encoding 4Fe-4S dicluster domain-containing protein, which codes for MGTFETKNPGNQPVWVNTSNCKACDICVSVCPSGVLGMKYESTSTLGAMISVNNPESCIGCNECELSCPDFAIFVADKQEYKAAGFSFAKLTDESKERQAAIVANNYMSLSEQGVK